The Mercenaria mercenaria strain notata chromosome 10, MADL_Memer_1, whole genome shotgun sequence genome contains a region encoding:
- the LOC123561600 gene encoding cysteine sulfinic acid decarboxylase-like isoform X1 has translation MSYKARVMSFSLVRNTAVVLASRVLRSHIRRSSCLTSCYSIKTSEKCHRYLSASVTMDKSQEPNLGNAFEDSEIQAYIDDIKNLIVEEALVKGSDRSTKVVDFKLPEDLKSLLPLDIRKDPANHKELLDICKTVIDYSVKTSNPRFFNQLYSGINIYGLTGAWLSDALNTNMHTFEVAPAFIVIEKYLIEKLCSIIGYKAGDGIFCPGGSFSNIMGMNLARYRSCPDFKKTGMYGMKRMKLYTSSEAHYSMVKSAVFLGLGSDNVVRVETDEIGRMKPEELEKKIKADIEKGEDPTFVMATSGTTVLGAFDQLNEIADVCEKYNIWLHCDACWGGGALLSEKHKHLMSGIERMQSVSWNLHKMSTAPLQCSALLIKDKGSLEECNRYQAEYLFQQDKFYDMSYDIGDKTVQCGRKVDALKAWLMWKALGDDGMTAAVDKAYDNARYLTEQLRKTEGFRLVMPEFQCTNIGFWYIPKSLRGQEETAEWWDKVARVAPKIKEGMVKQGTMLIGYQPLTVKGFVNFFRIIINNTKCDYSDMDFVVKEIDRLGRDL, from the exons ATGTCATACAAG GCACGAGTGATGTCCTTTTCATTGGTCCGGAACACTGCCGTAGTACTTGCATCACGTGTCCTCAGGTCACATATTAGACGTTCCTCGTGTCTAACAAGCTGCTATTCTATCAAAACATCTGAAAAGTGTCACAGATATTTGTCAGCTTCTGTAACCATGGATAAATCACAAGAACCTAACCTag GAAATGCGTTTGAAGACAGTGAAATTCAAGCGTACATTGATGACATTAAAAATCTTATCGTAGAGGAAGCATTAGTGAAGGGTTCAGACAGAAGTACCAAAGTAGTTGACTTCAAACTACCCGAGGACCTAAag agtTTGCTTCCACTTGACATCAGGAAGGATCCAGCTAACCACAAAGAACTCTTGGATATTTGTAAAACAGTGATAGACTATTCCGTCAAAACAA GTAATCCACGATTCTTCAACCAACTGTATAGTGGAATAAACATATATGGGTTGACGGGTGCGTGGCTGTCCGATGCGCTGAATACAAACAT GCATACATTTGAGGTGGCTCCAGCGTTCATTGTAATAGAGAAGTACCTAATAGAGAAATTGTGTTCCATCATAGGGTACAAAGCCGGGGATGGTATCTTTTGTCCAG GCGGATCTTTTTCAAACATTATGGGCATGAACTTGGCAAGGTATAGAAGTTGTCCAGACTTCAAGAAAACGGGCATGTATGGCATGAAACGAATGAAGCTGTACACATCATCTGaa GCGCACTATTCCATGgtgaaaagtgcagtttttctTGGCCTTGGATCTGACAATGTTGTTAGAGTGGAAACAGACGAAATAGGGCGTATGAAACCTGAAGAattagaaaagaaaattaaagcaGATATTGAAAAG GGAGAAGACCCAACATTTGTTATGGCGACTTCAGGCACTACTGTTCTTGGAGCGTTTGATCAACTGAATGAAATTGCTGATGTATGCGAGAAATACAATATATGGCTGCACTGTGAT GCATGTTGGGGAGGCGGCGCTCTACTCTCAGAAAAACACAAACATCTGATGTCTGGAATAGAAAG AATGCAGTCAGTCAGTTGGAATCTGCATAAAATGTCTACGGCGCCATTACAGTGTTCGGCTTTACTCATCAAAGATAAG GGAAGTTTAGAAGAGTGTAACAGGTACCAGGCAGAATATTTGTTTCAGCAAGACAAATTCTACGACATGTCCTATGATATTG GTGATAAAACCGTTCAGTGCGGTCGTAAAGTAGACGCTTTAAAGGCGTGGCTAATGTGGAAAGCCCTTGGAGATGATGGTATGACTGCTGCTGTGGACAAAGCCTATGATAATGCAAG gTATCTGACTGAGCAACTAAGAAAGACCGAGGGATTTAGACTGGTTATGCCGGAG TTTCAGTGCACAAATATAGGCTTCTGGTACATTCCGAAATCGCTTCGTGGTCAAGAAGAGACGGCTGAATGGTGGGATAAAGTAGCAAGG GTTGCCCCTAAGATAAAGGAGGGAATGGTTAAGCAAGGGACGATGCTGATCGGCTACCAACCGCTTACAGTTAAAGGATTTGTCAACTTTTTCCGCATCATAATAAATAACACTAAATGTGACTATTCGGACATGGATTTTGTTGTCAAAGAAATTGATAGACTAGGAAGGGATTTATAG
- the LOC123561600 gene encoding cysteine sulfinic acid decarboxylase-like isoform X2: MSFSLVRNTAVVLASRVLRSHIRRSSCLTSCYSIKTSEKCHRYLSASVTMDKSQEPNLGNAFEDSEIQAYIDDIKNLIVEEALVKGSDRSTKVVDFKLPEDLKSLLPLDIRKDPANHKELLDICKTVIDYSVKTSNPRFFNQLYSGINIYGLTGAWLSDALNTNMHTFEVAPAFIVIEKYLIEKLCSIIGYKAGDGIFCPGGSFSNIMGMNLARYRSCPDFKKTGMYGMKRMKLYTSSEAHYSMVKSAVFLGLGSDNVVRVETDEIGRMKPEELEKKIKADIEKGEDPTFVMATSGTTVLGAFDQLNEIADVCEKYNIWLHCDACWGGGALLSEKHKHLMSGIERMQSVSWNLHKMSTAPLQCSALLIKDKGSLEECNRYQAEYLFQQDKFYDMSYDIGDKTVQCGRKVDALKAWLMWKALGDDGMTAAVDKAYDNARYLTEQLRKTEGFRLVMPEFQCTNIGFWYIPKSLRGQEETAEWWDKVARVAPKIKEGMVKQGTMLIGYQPLTVKGFVNFFRIIINNTKCDYSDMDFVVKEIDRLGRDL, from the exons ATGTCCTTTTCATTGGTCCGGAACACTGCCGTAGTACTTGCATCACGTGTCCTCAGGTCACATATTAGACGTTCCTCGTGTCTAACAAGCTGCTATTCTATCAAAACATCTGAAAAGTGTCACAGATATTTGTCAGCTTCTGTAACCATGGATAAATCACAAGAACCTAACCTag GAAATGCGTTTGAAGACAGTGAAATTCAAGCGTACATTGATGACATTAAAAATCTTATCGTAGAGGAAGCATTAGTGAAGGGTTCAGACAGAAGTACCAAAGTAGTTGACTTCAAACTACCCGAGGACCTAAag agtTTGCTTCCACTTGACATCAGGAAGGATCCAGCTAACCACAAAGAACTCTTGGATATTTGTAAAACAGTGATAGACTATTCCGTCAAAACAA GTAATCCACGATTCTTCAACCAACTGTATAGTGGAATAAACATATATGGGTTGACGGGTGCGTGGCTGTCCGATGCGCTGAATACAAACAT GCATACATTTGAGGTGGCTCCAGCGTTCATTGTAATAGAGAAGTACCTAATAGAGAAATTGTGTTCCATCATAGGGTACAAAGCCGGGGATGGTATCTTTTGTCCAG GCGGATCTTTTTCAAACATTATGGGCATGAACTTGGCAAGGTATAGAAGTTGTCCAGACTTCAAGAAAACGGGCATGTATGGCATGAAACGAATGAAGCTGTACACATCATCTGaa GCGCACTATTCCATGgtgaaaagtgcagtttttctTGGCCTTGGATCTGACAATGTTGTTAGAGTGGAAACAGACGAAATAGGGCGTATGAAACCTGAAGAattagaaaagaaaattaaagcaGATATTGAAAAG GGAGAAGACCCAACATTTGTTATGGCGACTTCAGGCACTACTGTTCTTGGAGCGTTTGATCAACTGAATGAAATTGCTGATGTATGCGAGAAATACAATATATGGCTGCACTGTGAT GCATGTTGGGGAGGCGGCGCTCTACTCTCAGAAAAACACAAACATCTGATGTCTGGAATAGAAAG AATGCAGTCAGTCAGTTGGAATCTGCATAAAATGTCTACGGCGCCATTACAGTGTTCGGCTTTACTCATCAAAGATAAG GGAAGTTTAGAAGAGTGTAACAGGTACCAGGCAGAATATTTGTTTCAGCAAGACAAATTCTACGACATGTCCTATGATATTG GTGATAAAACCGTTCAGTGCGGTCGTAAAGTAGACGCTTTAAAGGCGTGGCTAATGTGGAAAGCCCTTGGAGATGATGGTATGACTGCTGCTGTGGACAAAGCCTATGATAATGCAAG gTATCTGACTGAGCAACTAAGAAAGACCGAGGGATTTAGACTGGTTATGCCGGAG TTTCAGTGCACAAATATAGGCTTCTGGTACATTCCGAAATCGCTTCGTGGTCAAGAAGAGACGGCTGAATGGTGGGATAAAGTAGCAAGG GTTGCCCCTAAGATAAAGGAGGGAATGGTTAAGCAAGGGACGATGCTGATCGGCTACCAACCGCTTACAGTTAAAGGATTTGTCAACTTTTTCCGCATCATAATAAATAACACTAAATGTGACTATTCGGACATGGATTTTGTTGTCAAAGAAATTGATAGACTAGGAAGGGATTTATAG